TGCTGTGACTCTCCCTCCCCTCAGAGGAGAACTTTGTGGAGCAGGCCGAGGATCCGCTATTTAGCTATCCTCCCCGCGGTGCTTCTTCCGGGAACGCTGTTCTTCCGGCTCAGACTCCGAGCTCGAGTCGGAACCACCGTCGAAGGCTGATACAGCGCTGCCCTTGGGGTTGGTGTACAGGCTGCTGTCTGAAGAGGAGTAGTTGGCCTGAAGCTGCGTGGTCCCCTTGACTTTCTCCAGTGCCCGCACTGGAAAATAAAGAGACAAGACGACACATTCTTTCATTTTTGCTACAACAGCCAAATTAGGCTTTTCCTTCAGCACACAAACCACCATGACCAGATAACAAACAGCCAATAAAAGCCAGGAATAACATAGCGACACCCACCTTGTTGTTCCAGCAGGGCATTCTGCCTCTTCAGGTCATCGATGTCCTGCTGGTGTGTGTGGTTTTTCCGTCGCATGTACTGGATGTACTCTGTGGCTTTGTCTAGGATTTGAGCTCGGGATGCCTGTTTGATAGATTGCTGTCAGCAACAAATGAAAAACTAGAATTTGACGCAAGGAATGCAATTTCATATCACATACATAAACCCCAAACCCATTTCAACCAAACAATCCCAATGAATGCAAACATCTTAAAAACCTCTTCTTTTAGTAGCTACACATCATTTCAACAGTAAATGGGAATTTTTTCATATCTCTTGCTTTTAATTGACTAAGAAATTAATTCCACTACTGAACAATAACCAATAATTTCTGTCTTATATTTCTCCTAATGGCAATTTTATAATTGGTTTATGTACTACAAACACTtgtgaattaaagggatagttcacccaaaaatgaaaatttgatgtttatctgcttacccccagtgcatccaagatgtaggtgacattttttcttcagtcgatcacaaatgatgattttaactgcaaccgctgccctctgtcattcaaataatggcggttgatgggaacttcatctataagagtgaataaaccttgcttagacaaatccaaacgaaaccctgcggctcgtgacgacacattgatgtcctaagacacgaaacgatcggtttgtgagagaaaccgaaaagtatttatataatttttttacctctaatacaccactatgtccaactccgttcaggactcctttagtgatgtctgatcgcactctgacaacggcagtgatgtctcgcgcatatacttcaatgagtgtcggacatcactgccgttgtcagagcgcgatcagacctcactaaaggagtcctgaacggagttggacatagtggtgtattagaggtaaaaaaattatataaatacttttcggtttctctcacaaaccgatcgtttcgtgtcttaggacatcaatgtgtcgtcacgagccgcaagTTTTcgtttggatttgtctaagcaaggtttattcactcttacagatgaagttcccatcaaccgccattatttgaatgacagagggcagcggttgcagttaaaaatcataatttgtgatctactgaagaaaaaatgtcacctacatcttggatgcactgggggtaagcaaataaacatcacattttcattttttgggtgaacaatccttTAAGTCATCATGGATTTCGTGCAATGTAAAATAGCATGTTTTTTAAAGCCACTCTGAACACGTAATGAGGCTTTTCATCAGAATAAGGCAGAAAGAAAAGATATTTTATAGTTTCTATATTGTAATAAAGGCTGTGTCAATTAGCACTGCATTATTCatatactttaatgttatgaaaacacacagagatgcctctaaaaaacaaataaaacatatcGTCACAATTGTGTGTTTATTGTCTTAATGTTTCAGctttttattcagctacagcaatAGCTGGATACCTCTGTCCAAATAAGTCATTACTTCTATGAGTCTGTTCTGGACTTTATGTAAAAACGCGCCTTCCGGCTTCAAGTATTAATGAAACATACATTTCATTAGAATTCTTAGCGCTCCGTAATGCTTACATCGCCACATTTTGGATAAGAAGAAAACATCAGGTCATGCATAGACCATCTTGTCTCTTTGAATTCAAATTGAGATTTATTGACATTGGCTCATGAAAACCTCCATGTGAACACACTTTCCCAAAAAAAAGTGTGGGGGACAAATTTACATTGTAAAAGTGGGGGGACATGTTCCCTGCATCTCCTACGTGTTCTACTACCATGGCTACACATCTGGAAAATTTCAGccaacactaaaaaaaaatggtcataTGGCTGATAAGCGATAAATGGCCgatattaaaatgctaaatattacatttaacattGTTACTAAATTAGGCTAAGATTAACTTCACCACCAATCTAACACTAACTTAACCTAAATGCAAAAATAGAGAACAGTTAAACATCCAATATCAAGTGATACCAGTACATTTAAAAACTCTAACATCAGCCGATAACAAATGTTGTACTGCATAACAAATATTATGCATTCCTAGTCATGTGACtcacattttaatagactaaaatataacaaaaaccaTGCACTTTTGCATATATTCCTAGAGGCTCTAACATAAGGGTCATACAACTTTTTCTACTACACACTTGAGCTCTCTATTTTAGATATGAGACCAAAGGAAGGAGAAACCGCATTTCCCCTTGTAATGGCTTCCTGGAACCACGCCTGTACTTGGATCACATAAATCAGTCTGGATCTACTCTGCTCTCAATTCTTATAACACTTGTCATTCACACCCCAGCTCCAACTTAAAACATCATGGAAATCCTAAGCTAATCAGCACATGATAACATTTAAACTGATCATATTCAACAAATAGTTTAATGTGTAACACAGTAGACAGTTCATTgacaaaaagaacaaaacacaGAACAAATATCTTTTATTCCTACTTATGTTCCTCACGGTTTTACCAATGACATTTACCAACCTTTTCCCCTTGCAAGGCGGGAACGGAATCCCGAAGGCTGTGAAAGCTGTCTTTGATGTGGTCCCTACGTTTGCGCTCCAGCGCATTGTGATGTGCCCGTTTGTCTGCCTGCAATGAGAGAATCACAGCGGCTTCAGCCTCTTCGCTTGTCATGGTGCCATTGGGTAACAGTGTTAGTTataaagaaacatttacagttcaacaaagcttttttttttattatttaattgtagACCTTAAAATGTCAACAAAAGCTTGATTATATTCTATTGTTTTAACAAAGTGATATTgacaattataaaaatatttttgagagACTTGTCAGAGAAACAAGCTGCGTGATGTCTATTTTATTGCATCTTTTGGAACATGTCTGTCAGAACATCCTTAGCTAATGCGCAATTAATTATAACTTCCTTTAgttcatttaaagggttagctcacccaaaaatgaaatttccgtcattaattactctccctcatgtcgttccacactagTAAGacctgaaggtttttttttatctcccgtAGAAAGCAAAAACAATTACCACATTCATGGTCcagttaaaatagtccacgtggttaaccttaatgttatgaagtgacgagaacactttttttgtagggctgcaacgattaatcatttgcaaaataaaagtgtgtttacgtaatatatatgtgtgtgttctgtgtataataattctgtatatataaacacacatacaggtataaagtttagaaatatatgcatgtattataattacatatatttacatatatttaatattacataaacaaatattttatatataaatataatttttttcttaaatatatacatgaatgtgtgtgtatttatatacataattattatacacagaacacacacatatataattacgtaaacagacttttattttgcaaacgattaatcacgattaatcgttgcagccctacttttttgcgcaaaacaaaaataacgactttattcaacaatttcttctctagcCTGTCATTCTCCTCAGCAGTTTACGCTGAAGACACATTGCAGAGCTTCCTTGTTTACGTCAGAAtgccgactcagtattggccaacaCTGTTCACATGAGCGACGCAtacgtgtgatgctgacgcaggagccagccaatactgagtcggcgttctgacgtagaacacggAAGCTCTGCAATGT
This genomic window from Chanodichthys erythropterus isolate Z2021 chromosome 4, ASM2448905v1, whole genome shotgun sequence contains:
- the max gene encoding protein max isoform X1, whose product is MSDNDDIEVDSDADKRAHHNALERKRRDHIKDSFHSLRDSVPALQGEKQSIKQASRAQILDKATEYIQYMRRKNHTHQQDIDDLKRQNALLEQQVRALEKVKGTTQLQANYSSSDSSLYTNPKGSAVSAFDGGSDSSSESEPEEQRSRKKHRGEDS
- the max gene encoding protein max isoform X4, whose translation is MSDNDDIEVDSDEESPRFHSVADKRAHHNALERKRRDHIKDSFHSLRDSVPALQGEKASRAQILDKATEYIQYMRRKNHTHQQDIDDLKRQNALLEQQVRALEKVKGTTQLQANYSSSDSSLYTNPKGSAVSAFDGGSDSSSESEPEEQRSRKKHRGEDS
- the max gene encoding protein max isoform X3 — protein: MSDNDDIEVDSDEESPRFHSVADKRAHHNALERKRRDHIKDSFHSLRDSVPALQGEKQSIKQASRAQILDKATEYIQYMRRKNHTHQQDIDDLKRQNALLEQQVRALEKVKGTTQLQANYSSSDSSLYTNPKGSAVSAFDGGSDSSSESEPEEQRSRKKHRGEDS
- the max gene encoding protein max isoform X2; translation: MSDNDDIEVDSDADKRAHHNALERKRRDHIKDSFHSLRDSVPALQGEKASRAQILDKATEYIQYMRRKNHTHQQDIDDLKRQNALLEQQVRALEKVKGTTQLQANYSSSDSSLYTNPKGSAVSAFDGGSDSSSESEPEEQRSRKKHRGEDS